The Magnolia sinica isolate HGM2019 chromosome 9, MsV1, whole genome shotgun sequence genome contains a region encoding:
- the LOC131255150 gene encoding uncharacterized protein LOC131255150, whose product MSPATFMSLAALMLLVSNSICLEEGGNSDDGTLAPTACLNCSLCENPCGPLTPPPPSYLSFAAPPPPPAPVQGNCPPSTSVQCCQNPPPRPNYFPYYNNSASSPFFSSFLFSFLGVFISGAFF is encoded by the coding sequence ATGTCTCCAGCAACGTTTATGTCCCTAGCAGCACTTATGCTGTTGGTCTCCAACAGCATCTGCTTAGAGGAAGGGGGGAATTCTGATGATGGAACTCTCGCACCTACTGCTTGTCTTAACTGCTCTCTTTGTGAAAATCCCTGTGGGCCACTCACACCACCTCCACCATCATATCTGTCATTTGCAGCACCGCCTCCCCCACCAGCACCTGTTCAAGGCAATTGCCCACCATCTACTAGTGTTCAGTGCTGCCAGAATCCCCCTCCCAGACCTAATTACTTCCCTTACTACAACAATTCAGCTTcatctcctttcttttcctcttttctcttttctttcctcggAGTTTTTATCTCTGGTGCTTTTTTCTAG